The Lacrimispora xylanolytica genome has a segment encoding these proteins:
- a CDS encoding Nramp family divalent metal transporter, whose protein sequence is MNLKNILNTKEHHPTFGLKELLGYIGPGLLVTVGFIDPGNWASNIAAGSEYGYKLLWMVTLSTIMLILLQHNVAHLGIVTGDCLSEAANKHLKPWLSKTILSTGLLAAVSTAMAEILGGAIALNLLFKMPIKFGSVIILIVIIFFLFTNSYKKLEKVIMGFVSIIGISFLYELSVVHVSWREAFVGWTTVSFPAGSLPIIMSVLGAVVMPHNLFLHSEIIQSRQWNLEDDAVIDKQLKYEFLDTLFSMIIGWAINSAMIILAATTFFTQAVKVEELGQAQQMLTPLVGPFAAIIFGVALLFAGISSTMTAGMAAGTIFAGMFGEPYDIKDRHTKIGVVGILVIATLLIFFITDPFKGLVYSQMLLSVQLPITVFLQIYLTSSKKVMGKYKNSLLNNIVLWSIAIILTVLNIMLFSSYL, encoded by the coding sequence ATGAATCTTAAAAATATTTTGAATACAAAAGAACATCACCCCACCTTTGGCTTAAAAGAGTTATTAGGATATATTGGACCCGGACTCCTTGTGACCGTTGGATTTATTGATCCTGGTAATTGGGCCTCTAACATTGCCGCAGGGTCTGAATATGGATATAAGCTTCTGTGGATGGTAACCCTATCAACCATTATGCTGATACTTCTTCAACATAATGTAGCCCATCTTGGTATCGTAACTGGTGATTGTCTTTCAGAAGCAGCCAACAAGCATCTAAAACCCTGGCTGTCTAAAACCATTCTTTCTACCGGTCTTTTAGCGGCAGTATCCACTGCTATGGCAGAGATTCTGGGAGGTGCCATCGCACTGAACCTGCTATTTAAGATGCCGATTAAATTTGGTTCAGTTATCATATTAATAGTAATTATATTTTTTCTATTTACAAATTCATATAAAAAATTGGAAAAGGTCATCATGGGCTTTGTATCCATCATCGGCATATCTTTTTTATACGAGCTAAGCGTCGTTCATGTGAGCTGGCGGGAAGCTTTCGTCGGCTGGACCACCGTTTCGTTTCCTGCCGGCTCTCTTCCAATTATTATGTCTGTGTTAGGAGCTGTTGTCATGCCTCATAACTTATTCCTTCATTCGGAGATCATACAGAGCCGTCAGTGGAATCTGGAGGATGATGCGGTCATTGATAAACAGTTAAAGTATGAATTTCTTGACACATTATTTTCCATGATCATAGGCTGGGCCATTAACAGTGCCATGATAATCCTCGCGGCCACCACCTTCTTTACTCAGGCGGTAAAGGTAGAGGAGTTAGGTCAGGCACAACAGATGCTGACTCCACTGGTTGGTCCCTTTGCAGCGATTATCTTTGGCGTCGCACTGCTTTTTGCCGGTATCTCCTCCACCATGACAGCCGGGATGGCAGCAGGAACCATTTTTGCCGGAATGTTTGGAGAGCCATACGATATTAAGGACAGACATACGAAAATCGGTGTTGTTGGAATTCTTGTCATTGCAACCTTACTTATATTCTTTATAACAGATCCCTTTAAGGGTCTGGTTTACAGTCAAATGTTACTTAGCGTGCAGCTTCCTATCACCGTATTTTTACAAATTTATTTAACCTCATCCAAAAAGGTCATGGGAAAATACAAAAACAGTCTGCTAAATAATATCGTTCTCTGGTCCATTGCAATCATACTTACCGTATTGAACATAATGCTTTTCTCCAGTTACTTGTGA
- a CDS encoding DUF6483 family protein produces the protein MLTDDYATRMTNSVVGTLLKLIFHIELGKNEDTAWKDESYFETYHQLTKMIDEGQINEAENRLFDLLDPSNTEIFKMSLMFYYYMNDKDGDFLEKNNYTKTEITDGLRHVSTLYGYESMAEALLGQASE, from the coding sequence ATGCTCACAGATGATTACGCAACAAGGATGACCAATAGTGTGGTCGGTACGTTATTAAAGCTGATATTTCATATAGAATTAGGGAAGAACGAAGATACTGCATGGAAGGATGAATCGTACTTTGAGACATATCACCAGCTGACAAAGATGATTGATGAGGGTCAGATCAATGAGGCGGAAAACCGTTTGTTTGATTTGTTAGACCCAAGCAATACAGAGATTTTTAAGATGTCTCTTATGTTCTATTATTATATGAACGATAAGGACGGCGACTTCCTTGAAAAGAACAATTATACAAAAACAGAGATTACCGATGGTCTAAGGCATGTTTCAACCCTTTACGGCTACGAAAGCATGGCAGAAGCCCTTCTCGGACAGGCATCGGAATAA
- a CDS encoding DUF1858 domain-containing protein, giving the protein MTVTKETLIGEILREDQTTAPFFFEMGMHCLGCPSSTMESLEEACMVHGVPVDALVEKLNSHMSK; this is encoded by the coding sequence ATGACAGTGACGAAAGAAACATTAATTGGTGAAATCTTAAGAGAGGACCAGACCACAGCACCCTTCTTTTTTGAAATGGGAATGCATTGCTTAGGATGCCCGTCCTCAACCATGGAGAGCCTGGAAGAGGCTTGCATGGTACATGGCGTTCCGGTCGATGCGCTTGTGGAAAAACTGAATAGCCATATGTCAAAGTAA
- the lon gene encoding endopeptidase La, whose amino-acid sequence MKNYLNNQLGIVFPVSYKVLLPNVVTSIHMELLDDGLAEYLENEEAVKIALPLKQNFGKTRKAEEDFYRTGVTFEVISLERGEKGVRLSVKLLDRVEIKELHEEDDIMLASYEISPDHKDLDEKNKMEMVGYIKKVSGEISSRFTGGEQYQKIVEGFDDLNSLIVYLSQFLQIPAIERYELLEMQSEKERGLRFLDHLLKNKEMIQFQMEISEKFSERTNRYYRETVLREQLKAIQEELNEGKEQGGKKEPDYLSRIEEAGMPPEVKEAALEEYNKLDDQGPNKMDYNVIKNYLELLISLPWKKEEAKAVDLEEARRILDQQHHGLQKVKDRIIQHLAVMQLNKKKKGSILLLVGPPGTGKTSLGKSIAEALGREYTRLSLGGVRDESEIRGHRRTYVGAMPGRIIQSIKKAGHTNPVMVLDEVDKLMSGGFHGDPSSALLEVLDPEQNSTFTDHYMDLPYDLSDVFFIATANSLESIPAPLLDRMEVIPISSYTIEEKFHIGKDHLLPAVLEDHGIETDQLILEDDVLKKIISDYTLEAGVRGLKKQLATLARIAGERIVSKKSDGPFTIKKEDLEELLGRKVSRHEKAQNDNPPGVVTGLAWTPVGGEILFIEATDMPGNGNVILTGKLGDVMKESARISLSLLKSRLPMNTFNFKEKDLHIHVPSGAVPKDGPSAGIALFTALASLVTGHKVDSKLAMTGEITLRGAVLPIGGLKEKLLGAQRAGIKTVLIPKDNLVDLNDVPDEVKKDLTVIAVETVEDVLKETLGISLPRLEQVLMQKEGSGRLLEAFDSGKTNLRREVI is encoded by the coding sequence ATGAAAAATTACTTAAATAATCAATTAGGAATTGTTTTTCCAGTCTCATATAAAGTTTTATTGCCTAATGTCGTAACTTCGATTCATATGGAGCTTTTGGATGATGGACTGGCAGAGTATCTGGAGAACGAAGAGGCGGTTAAAATAGCATTGCCCTTAAAGCAGAACTTTGGAAAGACCAGGAAGGCAGAAGAGGACTTTTACCGTACTGGTGTTACATTCGAAGTAATCAGCCTGGAACGAGGTGAAAAAGGGGTACGGCTTTCCGTTAAATTACTGGATCGGGTAGAGATTAAAGAATTGCATGAAGAAGACGATATCATGCTTGCTTCCTATGAGATTTCCCCGGATCATAAAGATCTTGATGAGAAAAACAAAATGGAAATGGTGGGATACATTAAGAAAGTCAGCGGTGAGATCAGCTCCAGGTTCACGGGAGGAGAGCAGTACCAGAAAATCGTAGAAGGCTTTGACGATTTAAACTCCCTGATCGTATACTTATCCCAGTTCCTCCAGATTCCTGCTATTGAGCGGTATGAGCTATTGGAAATGCAGTCAGAAAAAGAAAGGGGTCTCCGTTTCCTGGATCATCTGTTAAAGAACAAAGAGATGATTCAGTTCCAGATGGAGATATCAGAAAAGTTCTCCGAGCGTACCAATCGTTACTATCGAGAAACCGTACTGAGAGAGCAGCTTAAGGCAATTCAGGAGGAGTTAAACGAAGGGAAAGAACAAGGAGGCAAAAAGGAACCAGACTACTTAAGCCGGATTGAGGAGGCAGGAATGCCCCCAGAGGTAAAGGAAGCAGCCCTTGAGGAATATAACAAGCTGGATGACCAGGGACCCAATAAGATGGATTACAATGTAATTAAAAACTATCTGGAGCTTTTGATTTCCCTTCCATGGAAGAAGGAGGAGGCAAAGGCGGTTGACCTTGAGGAAGCCAGACGTATCTTAGACCAGCAGCATCACGGCCTTCAGAAGGTCAAGGACAGAATCATACAGCATTTGGCGGTTATGCAGCTGAATAAAAAGAAAAAGGGTTCCATCCTCTTGCTGGTTGGTCCTCCTGGAACAGGAAAGACAAGTCTTGGAAAGAGCATCGCAGAAGCCCTTGGCAGAGAATATACCCGGTTAAGCCTTGGCGGTGTCAGAGATGAGTCAGAAATACGTGGCCACAGGAGAACCTACGTGGGAGCCATGCCGGGAAGAATCATACAGAGTATCAAAAAGGCAGGACATACCAATCCAGTCATGGTGCTGGACGAGGTGGATAAGCTGATGTCAGGTGGATTCCACGGAGATCCTTCCAGTGCTCTTTTAGAGGTGCTTGATCCAGAGCAGAACTCTACCTTTACCGACCACTACATGGACCTTCCCTATGATTTATCTGATGTATTCTTTATTGCAACAGCCAATTCCTTAGAGAGCATACCAGCTCCGCTTTTAGACCGTATGGAAGTAATTCCGATTTCCAGCTATACGATAGAAGAGAAATTCCATATCGGGAAAGATCATCTTCTTCCGGCAGTGCTGGAAGACCATGGAATTGAAACGGATCAGCTAATCTTAGAAGATGATGTTTTAAAAAAGATTATTAGTGATTATACCTTAGAGGCCGGAGTCAGAGGTCTTAAAAAGCAGCTTGCCACTCTGGCAAGGATTGCTGGCGAGAGAATTGTTTCAAAGAAGAGCGACGGACCGTTTACCATTAAGAAAGAGGATTTAGAAGAACTTCTTGGAAGAAAAGTTTCCCGCCACGAAAAGGCCCAGAATGATAATCCGCCAGGAGTGGTCACGGGTCTGGCCTGGACACCGGTGGGAGGAGAGATTCTCTTTATTGAAGCAACAGATATGCCGGGGAATGGTAATGTGATCTTAACCGGAAAGCTTGGAGATGTCATGAAGGAATCTGCAAGAATCTCCCTGAGTCTGTTAAAATCAAGGCTACCTATGAACACCTTTAATTTTAAGGAAAAGGATCTTCATATCCACGTGCCGTCTGGAGCAGTACCAAAAGATGGACCTTCCGCAGGTATTGCACTATTTACGGCTTTGGCATCATTGGTCACAGGACATAAGGTGGATTCAAAGCTGGCAATGACAGGAGAAATCACCTTGCGAGGTGCGGTACTTCCTATCGGCGGATTAAAAGAAAAGCTTTTAGGCGCACAGCGGGCAGGTATAAAAACGGTTCTGATTCCAAAAGATAACCTGGTGGATTTAAACGATGTGCCTGATGAGGTCAAGAAAGACCTGACCGTTATTGCAGTAGAAACTGTAGAGGATGTGCTGAAGGAGACGCTTGGTATTTCCCTTCCAAGACTGGAGCAGGTACTTATGCAAAAGGAAGGAAGCGGACGTTTGTTAGAGGCATTTGATTCTGGTAAAACTAATTTAAGAAGAGAGGTAATTTAA
- a CDS encoding TetR/AcrR family transcriptional regulator: protein MRKKDDEKVRSIKEAVIKLILQEGFHGTSVSKIAKMAGVSPATVYIYFENKDVMLHDIYMEYSEEIYGYLLDSIDRKMEGQKQIEVLIRSYYSYILENKEIFSFVEQFSNCPSLGGKCTGKKGICNIYSLVEDMKKQNMIKDYREDNILAIMFQPVKAIAVDSRKTRDQKEELLEEMIEMIQYILLR from the coding sequence ATGAGAAAGAAAGACGACGAAAAAGTGAGAAGCATTAAAGAAGCAGTTATTAAGCTGATCCTTCAGGAGGGCTTTCATGGCACTTCTGTCTCTAAAATCGCTAAGATGGCAGGGGTTTCGCCGGCAACGGTATATATTTATTTTGAGAATAAGGATGTTATGCTTCACGACATCTACATGGAATATTCAGAAGAAATATATGGATATCTACTGGATTCCATAGACAGAAAGATGGAAGGGCAGAAGCAGATTGAAGTCCTCATTCGCAGCTATTACAGCTATATTTTAGAGAATAAAGAGATATTCAGTTTTGTAGAGCAATTCTCCAATTGCCCATCTCTTGGTGGCAAGTGTACCGGGAAGAAGGGCATCTGTAACATCTACAGTCTTGTGGAGGATATGAAAAAGCAGAATATGATCAAAGACTACAGAGAAGATAATATTCTGGCGATTATGTTCCAGCCTGTAAAGGCCATAGCAGTTGACAGCAGAAAGACCAGAGACCAGAAGGAAGAGCTGCTGGAAGAGATGATAGAGATGATACAGTATATATTATTGCGTTAG
- a CDS encoding tryptophan synthase subunit alpha translates to MKNLVFYLPLYYPDKENFFRILELLDQEEAGYLELGIPVFDPFMDGAVIKDIQKEILTRNITPEDVVDTLEEIKRRFRFKVVLMTYKEGVEHFRLKEIPKELYHGFLCVDGDYPPETFPNQISVLSKSCDDHSLSTALEHNQLFAYVVSGEGKTGSFESLPTEYIEVVKRVKSLSAVPTFVGFGIKSSKDIKEVMRNGADGAIIGTEFIKRYQMGGMDALAAYMEELKEAV, encoded by the coding sequence ATGAAGAATTTAGTGTTTTACCTTCCGCTTTATTATCCGGATAAGGAAAACTTCTTCCGGATACTGGAGCTCCTGGATCAGGAAGAGGCCGGATATCTTGAACTTGGAATACCGGTTTTTGATCCCTTTATGGATGGTGCTGTCATCAAAGATATTCAAAAGGAAATACTGACCCGAAACATCACCCCAGAAGATGTGGTAGACACATTAGAAGAAATCAAAAGACGTTTTCGGTTTAAAGTAGTACTCATGACTTATAAAGAAGGCGTGGAGCATTTTCGCCTGAAGGAGATACCAAAGGAGCTGTACCATGGTTTCTTGTGTGTAGATGGAGATTATCCGCCGGAAACCTTTCCTAATCAAATCTCCGTATTAAGTAAATCCTGTGACGATCATTCACTTTCTACAGCCCTTGAGCATAACCAGTTATTTGCCTATGTGGTATCGGGAGAGGGGAAAACAGGTTCCTTCGAATCTCTCCCAACGGAATATATTGAGGTGGTCAAACGGGTGAAGTCCTTATCGGCTGTACCGACGTTTGTAGGCTTTGGGATTAAGTCCTCTAAGGATATAAAAGAAGTGATGAGGAATGGCGCAGATGGTGCCATTATAGGAACTGAGTTTATAAAGCGTTACCAAATGGGTGGTATGGATGCCCTCGCTGCTTATATGGAAGAATTGAAGGAAGCAGTATAG
- a CDS encoding PTS ascorbate transporter subunit IIC yields the protein MGVFMYLINNVFSQAVFIIGIVVIVGMAAQKKTWDQILPSVIKTMIGFTMINVGGQTLGMALLPLQGLISKIFNVPAASADIGAASSESLSGIGTEMALIFALGFLVNLLLARFTRFKFVHLSAHVSFFYAGLIAALLKFGTSLSFVPLVLIGSLILGVYMTFSCAYVSLFMKEVKGGEGFTLAHSSSVGILISSLLGKAFGNKEHDLENLKVPKKLNFLREMTISLTIVMTILFFVLSLIAGPAWVRENVTSGQDIIVFSILRGVSFGMWITVIITGVRMMLSEIIAAFHGIANKIIPNSVPGLDIPLLFPNYPNSVILGFLTSLVAGLIGMLILGFINYPVVVFPALIPTFFTGAITAIFGNAHGGRRGAIIGSFVNGLILIFGQALLLPMIGSYAPIMRILSETDYSFYGPILGLLLKLFGGM from the coding sequence ATGGGAGTATTCATGTATCTGATTAATAATGTATTCAGCCAGGCCGTATTTATTATTGGTATCGTTGTAATCGTTGGTATGGCTGCTCAGAAGAAGACCTGGGATCAGATTCTTCCAAGTGTAATCAAAACAATGATCGGCTTTACCATGATTAATGTAGGAGGGCAGACGCTTGGTATGGCACTTTTGCCTCTCCAGGGCCTGATTTCCAAGATTTTTAACGTTCCGGCAGCTTCTGCTGACATCGGAGCAGCATCCAGTGAGAGTTTATCTGGAATTGGTACAGAGATGGCACTCATCTTTGCCTTAGGTTTTCTTGTGAATCTTCTTCTTGCAAGATTTACCCGTTTTAAATTCGTACACTTATCTGCACACGTATCCTTCTTTTACGCAGGATTAATTGCAGCACTTTTAAAATTTGGAACAAGCCTTTCCTTTGTTCCCCTTGTTTTAATCGGTTCCTTGATTCTTGGTGTTTATATGACATTTTCCTGTGCATACGTTTCCCTGTTCATGAAGGAAGTAAAAGGAGGAGAGGGCTTTACACTGGCCCATTCCAGTTCCGTAGGTATCCTTATTTCCTCTCTTCTCGGAAAAGCATTTGGAAACAAGGAACATGATCTTGAGAATCTTAAAGTACCAAAAAAACTTAACTTCTTAAGAGAAATGACCATTTCACTGACCATTGTAATGACAATACTGTTCTTTGTTTTAAGCCTTATTGCAGGACCAGCATGGGTTCGTGAAAATGTAACAAGTGGTCAGGATATTATAGTATTCAGCATCCTGCGCGGAGTATCCTTTGGTATGTGGATAACCGTTATCATTACAGGTGTAAGAATGATGCTTTCCGAGATTATTGCAGCATTCCACGGAATTGCCAATAAAATTATTCCTAACTCTGTACCTGGACTTGATATCCCTCTGTTGTTCCCTAACTATCCAAATTCCGTTATTTTAGGCTTCCTCACCAGTTTAGTAGCAGGCCTGATCGGTATGCTGATCCTTGGCTTTATCAATTATCCGGTCGTTGTTTTCCCGGCACTGATTCCTACCTTCTTTACCGGTGCGATTACAGCTATCTTTGGTAACGCTCACGGCGGACGAAGAGGAGCTATTATTGGTTCCTTTGTCAATGGTCTGATTCTTATATTCGGACAGGCCCTGCTTCTTCCGATGATTGGAAGCTATGCACCGATCATGCGTATCTTAAGTGAAACAGATTACTCCTTCTATGGCCCGATTTTAGGATTATTGCTTAAATTGTTTGGAGGTATGTAA